The following proteins are co-located in the Echinicola sp. 20G genome:
- a CDS encoding AraC family transcriptional regulator produces the protein MKLYIKYMVSLRCKMMVKEELKKLGFQYFSVELGTVDLREEISEEQRKEFAKNLLRSGLELLEDKRSILIGKIKNLIIEMVHYEDELPKTNYSDYISEKLGYDYTYLANTFSEVKGVTIQQFIILHKIERVKELLLYDELSLSEISYKLHYSSAAHLSNQFKKVTGLTPSYYKKLKKKRNQNLENL, from the coding sequence ATGAAACTCTATATCAAATATATGGTTAGCCTCAGATGCAAAATGATGGTTAAAGAAGAACTTAAAAAATTAGGGTTTCAATATTTTTCTGTCGAATTGGGTACGGTAGATCTTCGTGAGGAAATTTCAGAGGAGCAACGAAAGGAATTTGCCAAGAATTTGTTGAGATCCGGCTTGGAGTTGTTGGAGGATAAAAGGAGTATACTTATCGGAAAAATAAAGAATTTAATAATTGAAATGGTCCATTATGAAGATGAATTGCCTAAAACTAATTATTCAGATTATATAAGTGAGAAACTGGGCTATGATTATACCTACTTGGCAAATACTTTTTCAGAGGTAAAAGGAGTAACCATACAGCAGTTTATTATTCTTCATAAGATCGAAAGGGTCAAGGAATTGCTATTGTATGACGAGCTAAGTCTTTCGGAAATTTCATATAAACTACATTATAGTAGTGCCGCCCATCTTTCCAATCAATTTAAAAAAGTTACAGGTCTTACTCCTTCTTATTACAAAAAGTTGAAGAAGAAACGGAATCAGAACTTGGAGAATTTGTAA
- a CDS encoding PIG-L family deacetylase: MHEEINNPKEINATVLVAHPDDETIWAGGLILENPDWNWTIICLCRANDGDRAPKFYRALEMFGAKGIMADLDDGPEQNPLDLNILEDTIVDLLSCRPVNLIFSHSPYGEYTRHLRHEEIGKSVIKLWEEKRIKTDELWLFAYRDNNMRHVPKPIPDAHFHLPLVGNVFKEKRALISSVYGFSNESWEFKACNWTEAFWCFLNAEDASKWFKKHSRK, from the coding sequence ATGCATGAAGAAATAAACAATCCAAAAGAAATAAATGCAACTGTCCTGGTGGCTCACCCTGATGATGAGACCATTTGGGCAGGAGGATTAATTTTAGAAAATCCTGATTGGAACTGGACCATCATTTGTCTTTGTAGGGCAAATGATGGAGATAGAGCTCCTAAGTTTTATCGAGCTCTGGAAATGTTTGGAGCCAAGGGCATAATGGCTGACCTTGACGATGGACCTGAACAAAATCCTTTAGATTTAAATATACTTGAAGACACTATAGTGGACTTATTGTCTTGTAGACCAGTGAATTTGATTTTTTCCCATAGTCCTTATGGTGAATATACCCGACATCTCAGGCATGAAGAAATCGGTAAATCAGTTATAAAATTATGGGAAGAGAAGCGTATCAAGACTGATGAATTATGGCTTTTTGCCTATCGCGACAACAACATGCGCCATGTGCCCAAACCTATTCCTGATGCCCACTTTCATTTACCACTTGTAGGGAATGTTTTTAAAGAAAAGCGGGCATTAATCAGCAGCGTATATGGTTTTTCCAATGAGAGCTGGGAATTTAAGGCGTGCAATTGGACGGAAGCTTTTTGGTGTTTTCTAAATGCTGAGGATGCCTCTAAATGGTTTAAAAAACATTCAAGGAAATGA